One window of Mangrovibacterium diazotrophicum genomic DNA carries:
- the odhB gene encoding 2-oxoglutarate dehydrogenase complex dihydrolipoyllysine-residue succinyltransferase: MIIEIKIPTPGESITEVELGKWLVEDGSVVSKNEEVAEIESDKATLTLVAEESGKISFKVQEGDTVAVGELACTIDTDAAGEPTASAPPAKEEPKKEAAPAAKEEPKKEVGASKDQPKIKTTAVAREMMEEHHLSVDDIIHGLQRIGKKEVEAVVSQPAAAQPVVESAPKNLFSREESREKMSMLRRKLSQRLVAVKNETAMLTTFNEVDMSPIMELRKKHQPKFVEKHGFKLGFMSFFTKAVATAMQFHPAVNSMIDGEEILTPAFVDVGIAVSTPKGLMVPIVRNAESKSIPAIELEIKELAEKARTKKISIEELTGGTFTITNGGTFGSLLSTPIINPPQSAILGMHNIVDRPMAVNGQVVIRPMMYIALSYDHRIIDGKDSVGFLVKVKNLLENPQLLLTDGKDPEELLLQI, from the coding sequence TTAAAATACCTACGCCCGGTGAGTCGATAACTGAGGTGGAGTTAGGTAAATGGCTTGTTGAAGATGGTAGTGTCGTTTCAAAAAATGAAGAAGTTGCTGAAATTGAGTCCGATAAGGCAACGCTGACACTCGTCGCTGAAGAATCGGGCAAAATTAGTTTTAAAGTTCAGGAAGGCGATACGGTTGCTGTTGGCGAATTAGCCTGCACGATTGATACAGATGCGGCGGGAGAACCGACAGCGAGTGCACCTCCTGCAAAAGAAGAACCCAAAAAAGAAGCAGCTCCTGCGGCCAAAGAAGAGCCGAAAAAGGAAGTTGGTGCTTCGAAAGATCAGCCCAAAATTAAGACAACAGCGGTTGCCCGGGAGATGATGGAAGAGCATCATTTATCGGTGGATGATATCATTCACGGACTGCAACGAATTGGTAAGAAGGAGGTTGAAGCAGTTGTAAGTCAACCGGCGGCAGCACAGCCAGTGGTTGAAAGTGCCCCGAAAAATCTATTCTCGCGCGAAGAAAGTCGTGAAAAGATGAGCATGCTTCGCCGTAAACTTAGCCAGCGTTTGGTGGCAGTGAAAAACGAAACGGCAATGTTGACCACTTTCAACGAAGTGGATATGAGCCCGATTATGGAGCTTCGTAAAAAACACCAACCAAAATTCGTTGAAAAACATGGATTCAAACTTGGTTTCATGTCGTTCTTCACCAAAGCGGTTGCAACAGCCATGCAGTTTCACCCGGCAGTCAATTCAATGATCGATGGCGAAGAGATTTTGACGCCTGCTTTTGTTGATGTCGGCATCGCAGTTTCAACACCGAAAGGATTGATGGTACCGATCGTTCGCAATGCAGAGAGTAAAAGTATTCCGGCGATCGAACTGGAGATTAAGGAGCTGGCAGAAAAGGCCCGTACCAAGAAGATTTCCATTGAAGAGTTGACCGGCGGTACATTTACCATCACCAATGGCGGAACATTTGGTTCCTTGCTTTCAACCCCGATCATTAATCCTCCTCAGTCGGCCATTTTGGGCATGCATAACATCGTCGATCGTCCGATGGCAGTAAACGGTCAGGTTGTTATTCGTCCGATGATGTACATCGCGCTTTCCTACGATCACCGCATTATCGATGGCAAGGATTCAGTTGGATTTCTGGTTAAAGTGAAAAACTTGCTGGAGAACCCGCAGTTATTGCTTACTGATGGTAAAGATCCGGAAGAGCTTTTGCTTCAAATCTGA
- a CDS encoding sensor histidine kinase, which produces MNKRTQYNSFIVLLNIVIWGLIAFVLHYLTVEEEGIEDDLRLLKTMVIIVSVFYLNYFVLIPYFLSKRKFKYYGFSILAVMLFIFAISYYTELPFENTAMGRIPGPPDFPAIKRIHPPKSIAISLGILVLSTVSIAVSTGVRGTKEWFKNENQLKEIENKKLSAELSYLKAQINPHFFFNTLNGIYALAMKKSDKTPEVIMMLSVLMRYIIYDAKAPKVLLKKELSHISNFIDLQKIRLSEMVKIDYRITGSPKDIMIEPLLFSVLVENAFKHGIDYSKRTTIKIHLDIEDNLLHFIVSNPVVVPKKKMSKFGDDEAGIGLDNIKKRLELLYPNRHELTIFEDSSLYTVELRLILEDKKP; this is translated from the coding sequence ATGAATAAACGCACGCAATACAATTCATTTATCGTTCTTCTGAATATTGTGATTTGGGGACTTATTGCGTTTGTTCTTCACTATTTGACGGTGGAGGAAGAGGGGATAGAAGATGATCTCCGATTGTTGAAAACGATGGTTATTATTGTCAGCGTTTTCTATCTCAACTATTTTGTTCTGATACCCTATTTCCTATCCAAACGGAAGTTCAAGTATTACGGCTTTTCGATTCTCGCGGTAATGCTTTTCATTTTTGCTATTAGTTATTACACCGAGTTGCCGTTCGAAAATACAGCGATGGGCCGTATTCCCGGGCCGCCAGACTTTCCTGCAATCAAGAGAATTCATCCTCCAAAATCAATTGCGATAAGTTTGGGGATTTTGGTGCTTAGTACTGTCTCAATCGCTGTCAGCACTGGTGTGAGGGGGACAAAAGAGTGGTTCAAAAACGAAAATCAGCTAAAAGAAATCGAAAATAAGAAGCTGTCAGCAGAATTATCGTATCTAAAAGCACAAATAAATCCACATTTTTTCTTCAATACTTTGAACGGAATTTATGCTTTGGCAATGAAGAAATCGGACAAAACGCCGGAAGTAATTATGATGCTTTCGGTGTTGATGCGCTACATTATTTATGATGCAAAAGCACCAAAAGTTCTTCTGAAGAAAGAGTTGTCACACATCTCAAATTTTATTGATTTGCAGAAGATTCGTCTTTCTGAAATGGTCAAAATCGATTACAGGATCACCGGTAGCCCCAAAGATATTATGATTGAACCTCTGCTATTCTCTGTGTTGGTGGAGAATGCGTTTAAACACGGTATCGACTACTCGAAACGAACAACAATTAAGATCCACCTGGACATAGAAGACAACCTTCTGCATTTTATTGTTTCCAATCCAGTTGTCGTACCAAAAAAGAAAATGAGTAAGTTTGGGGACGATGAAGCAGGAATAGGCTTGGATAACATCAAAAAGCGATTGGAACTACTATATCCAAATCGTCACGAATTGACTATTTTTGAAGATTCATCGTTATATACAGTTGAACTAAGATTAATACTTGAAGATAAAAAACCATGA